A stretch of bacterium DNA encodes these proteins:
- the dapB gene encoding 4-hydroxy-tetrahydrodipicolinate reductase, with product MSTTRPRLVLSGIFGRMGQALAPLLMADPRIDLVGGIYAPHEEAETSPFREELVHAGVELDSSPIALLNLIDGADIWLDFSNREGIRSNLEAALHKGVDALIGVTGFDDEERRWLRELPAATGRRVWWCPNFSLGMLVLNEAARLARQYFGAVEILELHHDRKLDAPSGSAAATARLIAAAGAAPGAAVYSPPVMAESSPSVGSAIAASARGMAVQEVPIHSIRLPGLLAHQQVFFGGTGETLTLTHDTLDRSAFVEGIIRAALHLPQLTGYQEGLEQLLQSNSRG from the coding sequence ATGAGCACAACCCGTCCGCGACTGGTGCTGTCCGGCATTTTTGGCCGCATGGGCCAGGCCCTCGCCCCGCTACTGATGGCGGATCCCCGGATCGACCTGGTCGGGGGCATCTATGCCCCGCACGAGGAAGCTGAGACCTCCCCGTTCCGCGAAGAACTCGTCCACGCCGGAGTGGAACTCGATTCCAGCCCCATCGCCCTGTTGAATCTCATCGACGGTGCGGACATCTGGCTCGACTTCTCCAATCGTGAGGGAATTCGCTCCAATCTCGAGGCGGCCCTGCACAAGGGCGTGGACGCGCTGATCGGCGTGACCGGTTTCGATGACGAAGAACGGCGCTGGCTTCGGGAGCTCCCCGCAGCGACCGGTCGTCGGGTCTGGTGGTGTCCCAACTTTTCGCTGGGGATGCTGGTGCTGAACGAAGCCGCCCGGCTCGCCCGGCAGTACTTCGGGGCGGTAGAGATTCTGGAACTGCACCACGACCGCAAGCTGGATGCCCCGTCAGGGTCGGCGGCTGCCACGGCGCGCCTGATTGCGGCAGCGGGGGCCGCGCCAGGCGCCGCGGTCTACAGCCCGCCGGTGATGGCGGAGTCCTCACCGAGCGTCGGCAGCGCTATCGCTGCCAGCGCCCGGGGGATGGCGGTGCAGGAGGTACCAATCCACAGCATCCGACTCCCCGGTCTGCTGGCACATCAGCAGGTCTTTTTCGGGGGGACCGGAGAGACGCTGACCCTCACCCACGACACGCTGGACCGGTCGGCATTCGTGGAGGGGATCATCCGGGCAGCTCTGCATCTGCCGCAGCTGACCGGATACCAGGAAGGGCTGGAGCAGTTGCTCCAGTCCAATAGCCGGGGCTGA
- the argS gene encoding Arginine--tRNA ligase produces the protein MSDAPQTAAILAALHDILPTLGYTPPAKIDLREIPFEGAAGFGTPLLLALAGQVRDQHPGASNPEIAQRIGADLIAALAGRPEVGRVEMAANGFLNFIFPRGDLLAQTLQRILQEGPAYGHATTRQPGRVMVEYSQPNTHKGFHIGHMRNVALGMALVNIYRAAGFDTIPANYYGDIGTHVIKCLWGYQRFYKGQEPPKRRGTFLGEVYTFAESKYAASEDVKTEALKWMQDLTKMPTTRAEAEMGKRLLNHLNAERISLAPTLGKRELWTNITRAMTYLFTQLPLIDEEDAALLQIAAQRFDPTTPAWQYGFEVLDTFAQWEAHAPALVSLWEETREWSLAEFREIYQQLGAQFDVEFYESEEEEPGKAYVRELVEQGVAVQDQGALIVRIDALLAARGLQEPEKERYRTLIVLRADGSSLYSTKDLSLARKKFQDHGITRSVYVVADEQAFYFQQIFKILELAGFEQAQDCFHLSYGLVTLPEGKMSSRKGNVVLYFDFVKEMLDAAWRIVKEKQPELGDAARAQIARQVAFGAMKYDMLKVDATRTIVFDRDEALSFEGRTAPYIQYAHARACRILEKAASELATTPDPSHLGNAGEIGQEELELAKKLGHLGDVIQKAAGENNPLPVATYVYEVAQEFNDFYQKIPVLKAEDPAALNTRLCLVQATRQVLANGLALLGIDAPVVM, from the coding sequence ATGAGCGACGCACCTCAGACGGCTGCCATTCTGGCGGCGCTGCACGACATCCTGCCGACCCTGGGCTATACGCCTCCCGCCAAGATCGACCTGCGGGAGATTCCGTTTGAGGGCGCCGCAGGCTTTGGGACGCCGCTGCTGCTGGCGCTGGCCGGGCAGGTCCGGGACCAGCATCCGGGCGCCTCGAATCCCGAGATCGCCCAGCGAATCGGGGCAGACCTCATTGCCGCGCTGGCCGGGCGGCCTGAAGTCGGACGGGTCGAGATGGCAGCGAATGGTTTCCTGAATTTCATTTTTCCCCGGGGCGATCTCCTCGCACAGACCCTCCAGCGGATTCTGCAGGAGGGACCCGCCTACGGTCATGCCACGACTCGCCAGCCCGGACGGGTCATGGTGGAGTACTCCCAGCCCAACACGCACAAGGGCTTCCACATCGGGCATATGCGGAATGTGGCGCTGGGGATGGCGCTGGTCAACATTTATCGCGCGGCGGGATTCGACACGATCCCGGCGAACTACTACGGCGACATTGGCACCCATGTCATCAAGTGCCTCTGGGGCTATCAGCGCTTTTATAAGGGGCAGGAGCCGCCGAAACGTCGGGGGACCTTTCTCGGGGAGGTCTACACCTTCGCGGAGTCGAAGTATGCCGCGTCAGAAGACGTGAAAACCGAAGCGTTGAAGTGGATGCAGGACCTTACGAAGATGCCCACGACCCGGGCCGAAGCCGAGATGGGGAAGCGTCTGCTGAATCACCTGAATGCGGAGCGGATCAGCCTGGCCCCGACCCTGGGCAAACGGGAACTCTGGACCAACATCACCCGGGCGATGACCTACCTCTTCACGCAGCTGCCGCTGATCGATGAAGAGGATGCGGCGCTGCTGCAAATCGCAGCGCAGCGCTTTGATCCAACCACCCCGGCCTGGCAGTACGGCTTCGAGGTGCTCGACACCTTCGCCCAGTGGGAGGCCCATGCGCCGGCGCTGGTGTCGTTGTGGGAAGAGACCCGGGAGTGGTCCCTGGCGGAGTTCCGGGAGATTTACCAGCAGCTCGGCGCGCAGTTCGATGTGGAGTTCTACGAGTCGGAGGAGGAAGAGCCCGGGAAAGCATATGTCCGGGAGCTGGTGGAGCAGGGGGTCGCGGTCCAGGATCAGGGAGCGTTGATCGTCCGGATCGATGCGCTCCTCGCAGCCCGGGGGCTCCAGGAGCCGGAGAAGGAGCGCTATCGCACACTGATCGTGCTTCGGGCCGATGGCTCCAGCCTCTATTCCACGAAGGACCTCTCGCTGGCCCGCAAGAAGTTTCAGGACCACGGCATCACGCGGTCGGTCTATGTGGTCGCCGATGAGCAGGCGTTCTACTTCCAGCAGATTTTCAAGATCCTCGAGCTGGCGGGGTTCGAGCAGGCCCAGGACTGCTTCCACCTGTCCTACGGGCTGGTGACACTGCCTGAGGGGAAGATGTCGAGCCGCAAAGGGAACGTGGTTCTCTACTTCGATTTTGTGAAGGAGATGCTGGACGCTGCCTGGCGGATCGTGAAGGAAAAGCAGCCGGAGCTGGGGGATGCCGCCAGGGCGCAAATTGCACGTCAGGTCGCTTTCGGAGCGATGAAATACGACATGCTCAAGGTCGATGCTACCCGGACCATCGTCTTTGATCGCGATGAGGCCCTCTCCTTTGAGGGGCGCACCGCGCCGTACATCCAGTACGCCCATGCGCGGGCGTGTCGCATTCTTGAAAAGGCCGCCTCGGAGCTGGCGACGACCCCGGACCCCTCTCATCTGGGAAATGCCGGAGAGATTGGACAGGAAGAGCTGGAGCTGGCGAAAAAGCTCGGCCATCTGGGCGATGTGATCCAAAAGGCGGCGGGGGAGAACAATCCGCTGCCGGTAGCGACTTATGTGTATGAGGTAGCGCAGGAGTTCAATGATTTCTATCAGAAGATCCCGGTGCTGAAGGCCGAAGACCCCGCCGCGCTGAACACCCGTCTCTGCCTGGTCCAGGCGACTCGTCAGGTGCTGGCGAATGGCCTGGCGCTGCTGGGCATCGACGCCCCGGTGGTGATGTAA
- the plsC_2 gene encoding 1-acyl-sn-glycerol-3-phosphate acyltransferase, giving the protein MAEHRLSKGTLWFHDLARLVVRTYAHLWHGVRVVGLEQLPRQGGVLVVSNHQSHLDPAFLSAFASRPIHFLAKEELFRVPVLKVLMVWMGMVSTPREGNASAAMRSGIRVIKDQHILGVFPEGTRSKTGERLPAQSGVVAIAALAGDVPIVPAYISGSFEALPPGAGFPKFRKPVTIYFGAPFQLSAEERNLKDKDQLAETAERIMDHVFALRPAASGSA; this is encoded by the coding sequence ATGGCTGAACACCGGCTGAGTAAAGGAACGCTCTGGTTCCACGATCTGGCGCGGCTGGTCGTACGCACCTACGCCCACCTCTGGCATGGTGTCCGGGTGGTGGGGCTGGAGCAGCTTCCCAGGCAAGGGGGCGTCCTGGTGGTCAGCAACCATCAGTCGCACCTGGACCCGGCCTTCCTCAGCGCGTTTGCATCCCGCCCGATTCACTTTTTAGCCAAAGAGGAACTCTTCCGGGTCCCGGTGCTCAAAGTCCTGATGGTCTGGATGGGAATGGTGTCGACACCCCGGGAAGGGAACGCCTCAGCTGCCATGCGCTCCGGCATCCGGGTGATCAAGGACCAGCACATTCTTGGGGTCTTTCCTGAAGGAACGCGGTCAAAGACCGGCGAGCGACTCCCCGCGCAGAGCGGTGTAGTGGCCATCGCGGCGCTGGCGGGGGATGTTCCCATTGTCCCGGCGTATATCAGTGGGAGCTTCGAGGCGTTACCACCGGGTGCCGGCTTTCCGAAGTTCCGCAAGCCGGTGACTATCTATTTCGGTGCACCGTTTCAGCTTAGTGCTGAAGAGCGGAATCTGAAGGATAAGGACCAGCTGGCTGAGACGGCGGAGCGGATCATGGACCACGTCTTTGCCCTGCGACCGGCCGCCTCCGGGTCGGCCTGA